AGCGCCAGCCGGGGTGCTGGGGGCCCCCCACTCACGTGTGGTGCCAGAGCTTGAAGAGGTGGGCGCGGACATAGGATAGTGGGCAGGGGTGCTGCCGCACCAACACCAGGTACTCCTCGGCCAGCTCCCACACGGCAGGGCTGCGGCCCTCGAACAGGGCGGGGTTGTGCAGGTTGCCCTCTGCGGGGGATGGGGACTTGAGGGCTGAGGGTGCAGACAGGGCAGCCCCACTGGGCTCACGAGGCCACTCTCCCTGAGCCTGGGGCATCCTGGACGCCTGTTCCCCCCACCCTCCCATGTCCTGTGCTTACGACCTTTGCACCCCCTCACCTGTGCTCATGACCCTGTGCCCTCCCTCATCTGTGCTCATGACTCTGACCCCTGCCCCCCTCACCTGTGCTCACAACCCCTGCCCCCCTCACCTGCGCTCACAACCCCGTGCCCTCCCTCACCTGCGCTCACGATCCCTGCCCCTCACCTGCACTCACGACCCCTGCTCCCCTCACCTGCACTCATGACCCTATGCCCCCTCACCTGCACTCATGACCCCCTGCGCCCCCGTGTCCTGCAGGCAGCGTTCCACATCCCGCAGGCACTGGATGTTTCCGTTGGCAAACACTGGAATGCTCACAGCCTTCCTGTGCAGAGCCCGCACAGACGCTCAGTTGTGAGGCAGTGCCTGCCCTGTCCCCCATTCTGGGAGGTGGGCACCCACCCTCAACTCCATCCCAGCCTGTCAACCCAGCTGCCACCCCACTCACCGCACAGCGCGGATATGCTCCCAGGATGCAGGCCCCGGCAAGGGCCCCTTCTGCTCCTTGGTGCGCCCGTGCACGGTCAGCAGCTGGGATAGGGGGCCCGGTCAGCGCTTCAGTGCCAGGTCCCAcagccccctccccgccccaccctGGGTGAGAGGCCCAGCCCCCTTTCCCCGTCAACAGGTGGCAGGGCCTCCAGTGCCCCCGGCAGAAACGACCAGGCAGCCTGACCCAGGGGTTGGGGTGAGTGACAGCTTCAGGAGAGGGACAGGAAGGCCGAGCCGGACACCCATTAGTGGACCTGCAGGGCACACTGACTGACACCCTTGGCTCAGGGAGGCCAGGTTCCCCACTCCTGCACACCCCCAGCCTCTCACCTGGCAGCCAGCTTTCTCCAGCATCTGGGCGTACCTCACGGTCTTGTCAATTTCTGGGAAGACACGGATTTTGCACGTGACTGGAACAGAGAGCTTCTCGTGGGCCAGCAGAACTGTGGACGAGGAGAAGCGTTTCTGAGGGGTGGTGGGGGAGCGTGGTGTCTGCCAGGGCCTTTCCCCTGGCCTGGCGAGTCTGAGACCAACAGGGCTAGCGCCAGCCTCCCCTGCTGGCAGCTGGCAATCTGGCTCTACTCCCCAGGACATGGGAGGGCCAGGGCTAAGCTTGAGGCACTGCCCACAGCACCTACTGTCTGGTTCTAAGGCAGCAGCTTGTACAGGCTGTGACCTCTTCCACGGCCCCTTCCTCTAGGAGGAGACACTTGGCCACCAGGCCCCCAGTGTCTCGGGACCTTACAAGCCAGCACCTCTGCTGAGCCCCCCACAAGACTGCCCTGGGCCCCCCGCCCCTTTTCTGTGATGTGGCCCAGCCCTCCCTGCCAGTACAGCTGCACGCAGCAACTCACTCATTCTCTGCAGCAGGTCCCACTCCTCCTGCAAAAAGGCGCCATAATGACCTGTGGAGGGCAAGCAGTGTGTTGGCTGCAGCTCGAGGTAGGCAGGCTGAGGCCACCCCAGCTCCACTGTCCCTACTGAGCTTTTGTAGGCCAggagcccccacccccagctctgctCAGTCCCATCAACCAGACAGCTAGCTGGGTGCTCTGTGCCTGCAGACTCCACTGGTGCACCCAGACTCCAAGGTAGGACTGGCTGGTGCCATGCCTTCCAGGTGACCCCCTTGGAAGGGGTCCCTGCGTCTCACAGTGTGAACTGGGACCTGGTGCCCTGCACAGTCAAATGTTCAGAGAGTACCTGAGCAGCACCAACCCAAGCTGCAACCAATGTGCTGCGCTGCCATCTGGCACCGTGCGGGCTCCTGGTGCTGCACTCACCCCTCTTGGCTATCATCTGCGGGCAGCCCAGGTTCAGGTCAATGGCATCACAGTAGTCCTGAGCGAGGAGAGCCGCCTGCACAAACACTTCCGGGTCGTTGGCACAGAACTGGAAAAGACAGGTAAGCAGCACGATGGCCATGCATCCCGGGGCAGCTCCCAGGAGAGGGTTAATTTTGGGCGGGAAACAGCCTCTGATGGCTCCAGGTGCATCTGGCAGCTACGTGCTTCCCCATGGGCCATTCCTGCTGTGGCCCAGCCCCACCCTGCTCCCCTTGAATCTGTTTCTGGGAAGGCTGGGGGGTCCCATGCAGAGGCATGATCTCCTGGGCCCACCTGCACAATGAGGGGCCGGTCCTCAGGGCACACCTCACAGTACAGGTTCTCCTTCCGGTAGTTGGCATCACGCACGAAGACCTGGGCGTGCAGCATGGGCGTATAGCAGAGCTGTGCCCCATGGCGGCGGCTCAGCAGCCTCCAGGCCAGCTCGCTCTGGTCCACCATGGGGGCTACCACGTGGCGGGCCCCCCCCAGGGTACGGCTCCAGAACTCGAAGCCCTGCAGTTTGGGCATTGTCTCCACCCTGCAGGAGGGGAGGGACTAGACACTCAGCCCACAGAGAGCCTAGAGTGCAGAAGAAAGGGGGTGCAGACTGGGACCAGGGGCTCAGACACACCCTCCCCCCGCCCTGCCCGAGAGCCCCGTGTGGACCCGACCCGGTGGGCACGTAAGAATAGACTCAGAGGGCACGACAGCTCTTTCTGAGGTCACTCCAAGGCCCACTGGTGGGATTACTGCTGGGCCACAAGGTGGACCGTGTCAGTAGGGGTGGGCCTGAGAGCtgaaaccccagtgccgtcaccTCCCAATGGTGGCCTCAGACAAGTCACTTGACCTTCTGGGCCCAGCCCCTCGTGTGTTAG
The window above is part of the Elephas maximus indicus isolate mEleMax1 chromosome 19, mEleMax1 primary haplotype, whole genome shotgun sequence genome. Proteins encoded here:
- the DUS1L gene encoding tRNA-dihydrouridine(16/17) synthase [NAD(P)(+)]-like isoform X1; the encoded protein is MPKLQGFEFWSRTLGGARHVVAPMVDQSELAWRLLSRRHGAQLCYTPMLHAQVFVRDANYRKENLYCEVCPEDRPLIVQFCANDPEVFVQAALLAQDYCDAIDLNLGCPQMIAKRGHYGAFLQEEWDLLQRMILLAHEKLSVPVTCKIRVFPEIDKTVRYAQMLEKAGCQLLTVHGRTKEQKGPLPGPASWEHIRAVRKAVSIPVFANGNIQCLRDVERCLQDTGAQGVMSAALKSPSPAEGNLHNPALFEGRSPAVWELAEEYLVLVRQHPCPLSYVRAHLFKLWHHTLQVHQQLREELAKAKTLEDVATVSRALRLQCQEDMSRQKEGEKPSGGLPFFHWICQPYVRPGPREGSKNSSAGSKRALEEEEEEGGRLEVLSKNKQKKKLRNPHKTFDPSLKPKYAKCDQCGNPKGNRCVFNLCRGCCKKRAFKESADCPGHGLLFKTKLEKSLAWKGDQPRLQEPPPPGPGGPGGFPEVVGSAVA
- the DUS1L gene encoding tRNA-dihydrouridine(16/17) synthase [NAD(P)(+)]-like isoform X2; protein product: MPKLQGFEFWSRTLGGARHVVAPMVDQSELAWRLLSRRHGAQLCYTPMLHAQVFVRDANYRKENLYCEVCPEDRPLIVQFCANDPEVFVQAALLAQDYCDAIDLNLGCPQMIAKRGHYGAFLQEEWDLLQRMILLAHEKLSVPVTCKIRVFPEIDKTVRYAQMLEKAGCQLLTVHGRTKEQKGPLPGPASWEHIRAVRKAVSIPVFANGNIQCLRDVERCLQDTGAQGVMSAEGNLHNPALFEGRSPAVWELAEEYLVLVRQHPCPLSYVRAHLFKLWHHTLQVHQQLREELAKAKTLEDVATVSRALRLQCQEDMSRQKEGEKPSGGLPFFHWICQPYVRPGPREGSKNSSAGSKRALEEEEEEGGRLEVLSKNKQKKKLRNPHKTFDPSLKPKYAKCDQCGNPKGNRCVFNLCRGCCKKRAFKESADCPGHGLLFKTKLEKSLAWKGDQPRLQEPPPPGPGGPGGFPEVVGSAVA